Genomic segment of Citrus sinensis cultivar Valencia sweet orange chromosome 7, DVS_A1.0, whole genome shotgun sequence:
CAACTCACAACCCATATAAAACAACAGGTCATCACTCATCATCAGCGAAACTTTGAAAATGTAGTAGATTGACATGACAGTATTGAAAGCATCAATCAAAAGATGTTTCAAGTTTCTACTGCAATTGAATCATTGATTGAATCATCTGCCGGAGCGGACCCATCTTGAAATAGGCAGATTTCTCCTGGAATTGTCCCCGTCCGGATAGTCGACCTCCTCTGTTACTACTATTAAAGATCTCTCCGCAAAGGATTCTTGAAAGAAAGTAATGCCGCCAACACTTGGCATCATGAGAATCGCAACAGCTCCCCTGGTTTCTATGGTCAAATGCTTGGGATAACAAATTGAGAGTGTCCAATCCAACCAAGCCGCATAATTTGATGGTAATCTTTGTGTGCACAGAGACAAGTGTTCGGCTTTACTTCACAAAAAAATACAGGTGAACTAATTGGTATTTGACTAAGTAGGAGAATCcttatatttataatgttGAGAATAAGAGTTCGaatttctataaaataatattgaaagtAAAGGTTCGAACCTTTATGTAAAAGTATTATAGGcgttattaaataattgagtggagtcGGTCTGAATATTATAgatggtttaaaaaatttgggtCGCGCTTCAGAGGAGTACATGCCACGACGAAGGTCCCAGTTATATAAtatgtttgtaaatattaattatatatatgatgtAATATCAGTAACAATCTTATAtaacagtattaaaaaaaaaaagagtgcaAGTAAACTTCTCCGGATATCATATAATTTGAACGGATCCTTGATAACCACAACaaacaaacagaaacaaaTAAGAATCATAAacccacaaataaaaaataataattaacaataatgaGTTAAATAAATGCTCAGTAAAATCTGTAGAGGGCAGCTGCTAAGTTACAGTCtctcaagaaaagaaaggaataTGATTCTCTTCtgatatgaatttttaaaaaatttctaccatgtgtctttcttttttttaaaaaaaaatgataagatttgattctttttaattttttatttattaacaatcaataaataattgagtTCCTGAACCGGAAGGGAAACTACACTTGGTCCTTAAATATTGTCACCTATTAATGctaaatcattcaaatgaggACACCCAGCCGTGTGAATCATCACAGGCACAAACCCATTTGTTGATtctcaaactcaagcaaattCTTGAAGGCTTGGAGCAGCAATTTTGATGCTTTCGGGACCATCTTCAGCACAAAACCTTGAGGTTTGAGAGACGCAGAAGCAGTATTAAAACAGTTCATCAAGCAGAGGGCACTCACTAGTCACTAGCATTTTAGAAGGCACCATCTTCATCTTTCCTGGATACATGAATGCACAAAACCTTGAGGTTTGAGAGGTTGAGAGACGCAGAAGCAGTAAGAAAACAGTTCCTCAAGCAAAGGGCACTCACTAGCATGCTTTTGGATGATCTGTTCACCTAGATGGGCTCCACCCTTTGGATATCGACATCTAACTCTTGGACCCCATACTGTAAAGCCAACCCTGTCTATCCATGGcatcaataataatagatGACCCTCTTAGACCTTACAAATATCCTAAGTTTCTGCATGCATTTGAAGCATAAGCTTGCAGAACTTAATAAGCGTAGATCAAAATACATCCAAGAAGGGAAACGATTCTCTTAAATACTTCCATCTCTTCGACAAAACACAAGTTCGAGACTCGATCCACGTCATCAGTCTTCTCACCCGTTATGTTAAAATCTGCAGTTTacacatgtttttttttttttcatatagtGGGAAAACAAGTTATAGTCAAAAGGTAAACAACAACTAAACACATAcgaaaaacataaataagagCTCTAAATCATACTAGCAAATGGACACACAgagagcaaaaaaaaaaaaaaaaaaaaaaagggaacaaGAAAACAGAAATGCTGCAAGTATTCCTCTGCAGTCTGCACTGTTTTTCGATATAACTTTAAGCCTTTATGACCATGATAgccccaaaaaataaaaggaaaacaaatcaaaacaattaatttaatttttttcacatatatatatatatatagacactcactcacacacacacacacgtatatacatttatatgaaaatttgtaccttttatttcatattttggatatacaaaataatgagaaatattaaaacatttcaATCACCGATGATATAAATACTCCATACTTCTTGAACTTCAGTCACTTAACATTCAACTAACTCTCAACTATTTCATGCCCAGAAGAACATACAGTctaaattaaagaatgaacTTAATcaggaattaattaaaaataataatatcaaagcaacaattaattaaaaattaatatataatcatAATTGATTTAGCTATAATatagaaatttatattttgttagaaCAAAATAACATGTTTAACACCACCAACTTGAGACCTTAATTTGATGAAGCCCCAAGAGCAGCTCCTGAATAATTGACAGTACAGAATAGATAAAACGTCACAAGGTTTTGATTCCAATATACAATGCTTAATGCTTACGCATAAACTCAAAATGTAACCTGAGCTCTCACTAAAGTCTCAAACAACAACTCTAGATGGTTGGTTATCTGGTGTACGCATTTTGAACAACCTTTTCACAATCAAATAGAGCAACCTACCTATCTTCTTTAGCAGCCACCAGCAAATTCTAAGCACATGAATCCCAACAATGACACAAAGCAACCCAACCCAAAACCGTACATAATAATTCCCCACAAGAGAATCAAAGAAACTTTTATCATGTGGGGCTTTAACAAATCCTATAGACATCATATAGGTAGCAGCTGCGaaaaaaactgaaatgaaCATTCCCAATATCAAGATCCCCACagaaactttgttctttagtGGAACTCCACTGATAAGCAAAAGCATTATGCCCATGGAAGCAGAGAAAGACACAGTGCTACAAGCTATGAAAATGCGATAGTCATTTGTTGTCTTGTAAGCTTGTACTGCAGTGCCAGCTTTGCAAATTGGTTGCCCAGATGGGCAACCTTGATCAGCTTTTGTGTCCGCTTGCCAGAATCCACCTGGCGGGTTTACTGCAACTTGGAAGCTCATGGTGGCTATCAAGGTGGCTACCACCATTAAATTGCCTCTTGTTTTTTCGTAACGATCACTATCAAACTTGAACAACTGTCTCAATGCTGCTTGTGCTTGTGGTTCATCGCGATGATGGAGAGTTACATTTGGTGACAGTGGCAGTGCTTTTGTTTCTGATTTAGTAGATGGAACAGCAATAGCTTCCTGTAAATCTTTTTGAAGCATTGTAAAGCCATTTTCAATCAATGAATTTACATCAACTCTTATTTGAGGTATCGAAAGCAGGTAGCTTGTGGTCTGCACGATATAAGAACAAAATGGTATCACATAGATCTATGTACGTTGCTACAAGTATTAAATATGTGTTAGATTAAcaggattttataattttcaaccacaatatattatatatgaagTAACATATAAATTAAGGTCCTACCTGAAATTGCTTTAAAGTGGCAGATAACTCCAAAATTGAGTAACCCTGATGGTTCTTTGAGTTAAGAAACCCCTCATCATGCAGCAATGATCTCAGCATTATTTTGAGAGCCTCCAAATGATTGTATCTCACACACAAATGCAAAACTGTATCTCCATGAAATTTCACAAGAGCTGAGTCAAAGTTTGCACTTATCAACTCTTGTACAACCTCAACTCTTCCTCTCATGGCAGCCAAATGAAGTGGGATTCTGCCATCTTGATCAGCAACCAAGCAAGCATCTTTGTTTGCTAATAATAACTCTTTAACGATCTGCACGTGGCCCTCGGCTGCAGCTAAGTGAAGAGGTGAGTGCTTGAGGGAGTCCAACTCCTTGGCAAGTTCAGGCTTATGATTTAAAAGAGCTTTAGTGAAGTCTAGATGACCAAGCAAAGCTGAGATATGCAAGGGCGTTTCTCTGAGGGAAGTGAGTGATGTTTTACGCAAAATGAGTGAATCGCTCTGCATCAATGTGTTCAAGCTTCTTACACTTCCTCTGAGGCTTGCTTCATAGAGTTTATGAGTGCTGTCTTCATCATGTTCACGAGCTCCAATCTCCATTACTTTTCCTCCTCTCTCTGTATATCTATCTATC
This window contains:
- the LOC102611029 gene encoding ankyrin repeat-containing protein BDA1: MEIGAREHDEDSTHKLYEASLRGSVRSLNTLMQSDSLILRKTSLTSLRETPLHISALLGHLDFTKALLNHKPELAKELDSLKHSPLHLAAAEGHVQIVKELLLANKDACLVADQDGRIPLHLAAMRGRVEVVQELISANFDSALVKFHGDTVLHLCVRYNHLEALKIMLRSLLHDEGFLNSKNHQGYSILELSATLKQFQTTSYLLSIPQIRVDVNSLIENGFTMLQKDLQEAIAVPSTKSETKALPLSPNVTLHHRDEPQAQAALRQLFKFDSDRYEKTRGNLMVVATLIATMSFQVAVNPPGGFWQADTKADQGCPSGQPICKAGTAVQAYKTTNDYRIFIACSTVSFSASMGIMLLLISGVPLKNKVSVGILILGMFISVFFAAATYMMSIGFVKAPHDKSFFDSLVGNYYVRFWVGLLCVIVGIHVLRICWWLLKKIGRLLYLIVKRLFKMRTPDNQPSRVVV